The window CTGAAAGTTTTGATTCTATTCCTCTGAAATCTGCTTGATAGAATCATCTGTTTTGTAGAAACCCTGTTTATATTCCTTGCCAGGTCTTTGCATGTAACAATTAATTGATGTGGCTGTGAAGGACTAATGCTCCCTTTTATTAAGGGGCTGCTTAATGTTCTGTTCTCACAccaaaaatttaatgaaaattattcaaAGTTCTCACAAATGTAATAATAACATTTCACCATGACTTTTTAAACTGCATTCTTCAATATTCTGTTTCTACAGAattgaaaactatttaaaaataatgtgattCTAGAGAAAAAGTAAATGGTTCACTTTTGAAATAATATGacaatattttaataagaaatgtcTGAAACTCTGAAACTCAAATAAATGACACCTATGCAAAAGTAATCATACCTGTTCCTAATATGAACAGAGGaatgaataaaatgaaacagaatataattataaaagaattaccatatttattttctattaaaaacaggCAGTACATCAAGGTTTAAAACATAATTATCAACATTATTGCACAGTTAGCCAACTAGTTTTGTTGATCAAACAATTTTACAACATCATTGTGCAATAATATGCTCTGGCAGATTAAACTCCACAAAATCCATGATGTGTACCTTTTCTGTTTACATCATAAATCATCCTACAACAGTAAGATAATTGTTCTGGCGTATGTATAAAACATCATACAGTAATACAATACGTGCTTTATGAAagctggaaagaaggaaagaagagagaatgtCTCTTAATGCTTCCCTTATACCTTTGACTCAAACAAATTTAAGCAACAGATATTTACCCTCCTGTTTGCAGTCATTTAATATAGGCAGTTGCAAGTATACGTACAAATACACATATATTAAGAGGATTTGTTATAAATAGCTATTGCTTTTATAGGCAGCTTCAAATATACAATCTTCTGTATGTCTCTGAAAAATTAATGTCCCAGTTTAGTCTATAAAAAAATAAGAGTTCATCCACAGGTAAGTATCCTTAATTAGAATGTGACTCTGTGAATGTCCCGAAGAGTTTGTCCCAGTGGGTGAAGTAAGGAGCATAGTTTGATTTGAATTTCAGATGATGGAGATCATGATGTGGTGCTCCTCCATACAAACCAAAAGGCACAAGTCGGTGAGTTGACCATGGAAGGTCATATCCTGAATGGTCCTCCACTGACAACCAAATGTTTACAAGGAAGAAAATCATTTCTGTCAAAGGATGGCATCCGAGGAGCACTGGGTTGATAGCAGCAAAAAATCCCAGCGAGAGCAGTTCCCATACACTGGAATACTGTGTAGTAAGCGCAAACGTTGACACATGTTTGTGATGGACCTTGTGGAAGGTCTTGTAGAGCCAAGGCACCTTGTGGTGAAGCAAATGCCACAGGAAGTACtcaaaatcaaacagaaacagGCAAACTCCTACTTCCAGCAGGACCTCAGGCAGCTCTGGAGCTAGCACTGGGAGATTCATTGGTCTCCAGTACCAGTGCAGAAACGTCACCGGGAAGATCAAAACAACATGGTGATAAGCACTTTGAATAATGCAAGGCACCATCATTGAGAGAGTTGGATAGTTCTGTGGCTGGATTTTGTATTTTCTCAAGTTTGGTAGTCTAGTGCTTAAAAAGTCCAGTGCAATATATGGAAGACAGAAAGCCATGtatgctgtgaaagaaaacagcactggaaaaaacGGGGACTTGATCAATGGCTCTTCTGCTGTGACAAAGTCCCAAAGAGACTGAAGGCACAACCTGTCCCGCTGTCTGTCCATCGGGTAGCTCAGCAGCACTCTCTCTGC of the Strix aluco isolate bStrAlu1 chromosome 7, bStrAlu1.hap1, whole genome shotgun sequence genome contains:
- the CH25H gene encoding cholesterol 25-hydroxylase gives rise to the protein MNCSLAERVLLSYPMDRQRDRLCLQSLWDFVTAEEPLIKSPFFPVLFSFTAYMAFCLPYIALDFLSTRLPNLRKYKIQPQNYPTLSMMVPCIIQSAYHHVVLIFPVTFLHWYWRPMNLPVLAPELPEVLLEVGVCLFLFDFEYFLWHLLHHKVPWLYKTFHKVHHKHVSTFALTTQYSSVWELLSLGFFAAINPVLLGCHPLTEMIFFLVNIWLSVEDHSGYDLPWSTHRLVPFGLYGGAPHHDLHHLKFKSNYAPYFTHWDKLFGTFTESHSN